One window of the Drosophila gunungcola strain Sukarami chromosome 3L unlocalized genomic scaffold, Dgunungcola_SK_2 000009F, whole genome shotgun sequence genome contains the following:
- the LOC128259694 gene encoding uncharacterized protein LOC128259694, whose protein sequence is MSELDHHTPEEPASTIESIVGTMFSRLRIIAVDMEKLQKAKEKLEHMQRRNTFFHLLGQDDDGSIYRAGSDMQVLRSKYSLISEVNKKSDEVSEEDVDFEDLSEDLCLLPFEEDRWHGYFKGFQVLTTPQAPDPNENSKCIELTAMLNCEQELKSCLLNGVRCFLIDLSVGTQHDNQSLIVKLREAEISVSKELGFPVASSVMAKLSPRHQFTGGFSTQFRQDGKTSVDLEQGKQIVLSVDRDYSDRCNEDVVYVNARFLIPDVQQFDFILVGEEIQLMVRSVHADHLKCCVARGGVLFAHMPVLFPARCRRFRISYEELEDLTFAREVGLNVVVSHIVGTSQYLDDLEHAMAVMHCDGMRLYARVVLNEIRGCKGELNWATKRYDGFLVELAEPAIMPDIMHLCPDAECFMQLAHASKKPIIFDPRLIDEQKLRVDPAHYYYTFFYPDKYVVSWSPQPKVTGYFRFLQSAIFQQICPQALAVTPYCDRSHTGADSLARAVATASLEIRAVSIVVIGVTTRMVQKIAHFRPQAPILFVSHMRSAEDYVSMYHNVTMLPFRSKCLVGHRRNVFRKAIYGLAYLVTRKLAQQNDPVILVYNHEEGTSFPEKYVVYKLDKTHFASHMAEILFTVDHDQKAQTLKDIEAI, encoded by the exons ATGAGCGAACTTGACCACCACACTCCCGAGGAGCCGGCTTCGACCATTGAGTCGATAGTGGGCACTATGTTCAGCCGGCTGCGAATCATCGCTGTGGACATGGAAAAGCTGCAGAAGGCCAAGGAGAAACTGGAACATATGCAGCGGCGGAACACCTTCTTCCACCTTTTGGGTCAGGATGACGACGGCAGCATTTATCGGGCCGGAAGCGACATGCAGGTCCTCCGCTCAAAGTATTCCCTCATCTCGGAGGTCAACAAGAAATCCGACGAAGTCTCCGAGGAGGATGTCGATTTCGAGGATCTAAGCGAGGACCTGTGCCTATTACCTTTTGAGGAGGATCGCTGGCATGGCTACTTCAAAGGCTTCCAGGTATTAACCACTCCACAGGCTCCCGATCCAAACGAAAACAGCAAATGTATCGAACTTACGGCGATGTTGAACTGCGAACAAGAACTCAAAAGTTGTCTAC TAAACGGAGTCCGCTGCTTTCTGATCGATCTTTCCGTGGGCACCCAGCACGACAACCAGAGCCTGATCGTGAAGCTGCGTGAGGCGGAGATTAGTGTGTCCAAGGAGCTGGGCTTCCCGGTGGCGTCCTCGGTCATGGCAAAGCTATCGCCGCGCCACCAGTTCACCGGCGGCTTCAGCACCCAGTTCCGCCAGGATGGCAAGACGTCCGTCGACCTGGAGCAGGGCAAGCAGATAGTCTTGTCCGTGGATCGGGACTACTCCGACCGGtgcaacgaggatgtggtcTATGTGAACGCTCGCTTCCTGATTCCCGATGTGCAGCAGTTCGACTTCATCCTGGTTGGCGAGGAGATCCAGCTGATGGTGCGGAGCGTCCACGCGGACCACCTCAAGTGCTGTGTGGCCCGGGGCGGAGTGCTGTTCGCCCACATGCCCGTGCTGTTCCCGGCCAGGTGCCGCCGCTTCCGGATCTCGtacgaggagctggaggaccTGACCTTCGCCCGCGAGGTGGGCCTGAACGTGGTGGTGTCGCACATTGTGGGCACCTCGCAGTACCTCGATGACTTGGAGCACGCGATGGCCGTCATGCACTGCGATGGCATGCGGCTGTACGCCAGAGTGGTTCTCAACGAGATCCGGGGATGCAAGGGGGAGCTGAACTGGGCCACCAAACGCTACGATGGCTTTCTGGTGGAACTGGCCGAGCCGGCGATCATGCCGGACATCATGCACCTCTGTCCCGACGCCGAGTGCTTCATGCAGCTGGCCCACGCCTCGAAGAAGCCCATCATCTTCGATCCGCGGCTGATAGACGAGCAGAAGCTCCGGGTGGACCCGGCGCACTACTACTACACGTTCTTCTATCCGGACAAGTACGTGGTCTCCTGGTCTCCCCAGCCGAAAGTGACCGGCTACTTCCGCTTCCTGCAGAGCGCCATCTTCCAGCAGATCTGTCCCCAGGCGCTGGCAGTCACTCCCTACTGTGATCGCTCCCACACGGGAGCGGACAGCCTGGCGCGGGCCGTGGCCACCGCCTCCCTGGAGATCCGTGCGGTGTCGATCGTCGTGATCGGGGTCACCACCCGGATGGTGCAGAAGATCGCCCACTTCCGGCCGCAGGCTCCCATCCTCTTCGTCAGCCACATGCGCTCCGCCGAGGACTACGTTTCGATGTACCACAATGTGACTATGCTCCCGTTCCGCTCCAAATGCCTAGTTGGGCACCGCAGGAACGTCTTCCGAAAGGCCATCTACGGCTTGGCCTACTTGGTCACGCGCAAGCTCGCCCAGCAGAACGATCCGGTGATCCTGGTGTACAACCACGAGGAGGGCACCTCGTTCCCCGAGAAGTATGTCGTCTACAAGCTGGACAAGACACACTTTGCCTCGCACATGGCCGAGATTCTTTTCACTGTGGACCACGACCAGAAGGCTCAGACCCTCAAGGACATTGAGGCCATTTAG
- the LOC128259711 gene encoding endocuticle structural glycoprotein ABD-5 → MFKIVIISLALCLAVVLSAPVDHVTSTTQPPVAILESSHEKHEDGSYNFSYLGEDGTHRREEAVVRNQGTENEYLEISGSYSYFDANGMEVTVTYKADDHGFVPEGGAILPQISLAAKQVSELVSQPDLDYVKPPKV, encoded by the exons ATGTTCAAGATT GTCATCATCTCTTTGGCTCTTTGCCTGGCCGTTGTATTGAGTGCTCCGGTGGACCATGTGACCTCCACCACCCAGCCACCGGTGGCCATTCTGGAGTCATCCCACGAGAAGCACGAGGATGGCTCCTACAACTTCTCCTACCTCGGCGAGGATGGCACCCACCGGAGGGAGGAGGCGGTGGTCAGGAACCAGGGCACTGAGAACGAGTACCTCGAGATCAGCGGCTCGTACTCCTACTTTGATGCGAACGGAATGGAGGTGACCGTCACCTACAAGGCGGATGATCATGGATTTGTGCCCGAGGGCGGTGCCATCCTGCCCCAGATTTCTCTGGCCGCCAAACAGGTTAGCGAGCTGGTGTCCCAGCCAGATCTTGACTATGTTAAGCCCCCTAAGGTttaa
- the LOC128259781 gene encoding uncharacterized protein LOC128259781 isoform X1: MNIVLSLILTVVVCLCIPADSEAKNLYSMKADAFAHLNEDMNKALVKKSKNGWQCAGVTCPKKFTASCKVTKVLKPSDKLDHDLLIICMDKDDKVRCGITRSRKGQIQEVLDMDEDGNTTYEQKEVITTNDGTKIPRCPRK, translated from the exons ATGAACATTGTTCTCTCATTAATATTAACAGTGGTGGTTTGTCTATGTATTCCTGCGGACTCTGAAGCAAA GAATTTATATTCCATGAAGGCAGACGCATTTGCACACTTAAATGAGGATATGAATAAGGCGctggtaaaaaaaagcaaGA ATGGCTGGCAATGTGCCGGTGTGACCTGCCCCAAAAAGTTTACCGCCTCATGCAAAGTGACCAAGGTTTTGAAGCCATCTGACAAACTGGACCATGATCTTCTTATTATATGCATGGATAAAGACGATAAGGTAAGGTGCGGCATAACCCGGAGTCGAAAAGGTCAAATTCAGGAGGTATTAGACATGGACGAAGACGGAAATACGACGTACGAACAAAAAGAGGTTATTACGACGAATGACGGGACTAAGATTCCCAGGTGCCCACGAAAGTGA
- the LOC128259781 gene encoding uncharacterized protein LOC128259781 isoform X2, whose amino-acid sequence MNIVLSLILTVVVCLCIPADSEAKADAFAHLNEDMNKALVKKSKNGWQCAGVTCPKKFTASCKVTKVLKPSDKLDHDLLIICMDKDDKVRCGITRSRKGQIQEVLDMDEDGNTTYEQKEVITTNDGTKIPRCPRK is encoded by the exons ATGAACATTGTTCTCTCATTAATATTAACAGTGGTGGTTTGTCTATGTATTCCTGCGGACTCTGAAGCAAAG GCAGACGCATTTGCACACTTAAATGAGGATATGAATAAGGCGctggtaaaaaaaagcaaGA ATGGCTGGCAATGTGCCGGTGTGACCTGCCCCAAAAAGTTTACCGCCTCATGCAAAGTGACCAAGGTTTTGAAGCCATCTGACAAACTGGACCATGATCTTCTTATTATATGCATGGATAAAGACGATAAGGTAAGGTGCGGCATAACCCGGAGTCGAAAAGGTCAAATTCAGGAGGTATTAGACATGGACGAAGACGGAAATACGACGTACGAACAAAAAGAGGTTATTACGACGAATGACGGGACTAAGATTCCCAGGTGCCCACGAAAGTGA
- the LOC128259780 gene encoding LOW QUALITY PROTEIN: myosin heavy chain, clone 203 (The sequence of the model RefSeq protein was modified relative to this genomic sequence to represent the inferred CDS: deleted 1 base in 1 codon) translates to MDSDCEGAAALADDSGHFSCTSDEGGGDPGQKQEPMFLVRQELLRSRSEVERLLKSEQWYKQELKSQKHSRLETLERLYAQERKYLMENQRLQQESMRLHTKCAALEKQQEQESPRSPCTSSLKEDSESPDSSFEAKQQEARLRDQRQLIDVLRKQKKMLLDDIQRLSLEHDEKLSQLQQTLAGMELESKHVTGKCKQLLDLKSQMEHQLELRSTALRSVTAEREQLRQVIAELNETLQTQEQLLTLKEQEFLDLKHYYQQKLTRESSIEIMHSYSLKFHEEINSKTSEIASLKNSLNELQTELMMMSQLKEQSEEQQRQLEQLEFTLQAQLLEEAQLRQSDALKQEQVENLTISLASLQIEKEGLKENLKEAQCTLKKLEQKVHSLPGQYAEMCSKCEETRLQLELEKIEIGKLKQKSSLKESDLIEKLQDYAGQCDELRRALAKAEARLDVQSKSAEVWQEKLETIERSRQQETKQSQATQTDHEDPILVQRIETLELQLADVKAQKLQTVSLLQKLLQQQDAKIKSTNEMETDWLQLLDALQATQQLEQQMRAELQQKTIELEQLNELFAGQNDELQTLQKLSLAKDEENRLELQLLKETFQKNLEYHSADSINLQRLQSQVKSLLEERDENTRNERKAVECLRSLGQVLEMETGRRLPHIKSWTQLAKLLRKELRNGRVNNRKAEELPGLKMKLAQISGRHEQALAKIKYLEQTLAAERASFEASDSGKSTANTTPQEPAHEVANLIDDYKKIVQQTANETCRPRNSFIMELIERSQQCQPNLCQLSEGLAACSSEMEELSRLLVAGRDQRRVEVIPSLMEELRAVAEHT, encoded by the exons ATGGATTCAGATTGCGAGGGCGCTGCAGCGTTGGCAGATGACTCCGGGCACTTTAGCTGCACCAGCGACGAGGGCGGAGGCGATCCTGGCCAGAAGCAGGAGCCGATGTTCTTGGTGCGACAGGAACTCCTTCGATCGCGCAGCGAGGTGGAAAGACTACTCAAATCGGAACAGTGGTACAAGCAGGAGCTCAAGTCGCAGAAGCACAGCCGACTGGAGACCCTGGAACGATTATACGCCCAGGAGCGCAAATATCTGATGGAGAACCAAAGGCTGCAGCAGGAATCGATGCGCCTGCACACGAAGTGTGCCGCTCTGGAGAAGCAGCAGGAACAGGAATCCCCAAGATCCCCCTGCACGTCCTCGTTGAAGGAGGATTCGGAATCCCCCGACTCCTCCTTTGAGGCCAAACAACAGGAGGCCCGCCTCCGGGATCAGCGTCAGTTGATAGACGTGCTGCGCAAGCAGAAGAAGATGCTGCTGGACGACATTCAGCGACTCAGTCTGGAGCACGACGAGAAGCTGTCGCAGCTGCAGCAAACCTTGGCCGGTATGGAGCTGGAGAGTAAGCACGTGACGGGAAAATGCAAGCAACTACTCGACCTGAAGAGCCAAATGGAGCACCAGCTGGAACTGAGGAGCACTGCCCTGCGCAGTGTGACCGCTGAGCGGGAGCAACTGCGTCAGGTCATCGCCGAGCTGAACGAGACTCTGCAGACACAGGAGCAGCTGCTTACCCTAAAGGAACAGGAGTTCCTCGATCTGAAGCATTACTACCAACAAAAGCTGACACGGGAAAGCAGCATTGAAATCATGCACTCCTACAGTCTGAAGTTCCACGAAGAGATAAACAGCAAGACGAGTGAAATCGCCAGCCTTAAGAACTCGCTCAACGAACTTCAGACGGAGTTGATGATGATGTCCCAGTTGAAGGAGCAAAGCGAGGAGCAACAGCGTCAGCTAGAACAGTTGGAGTTCACACTGCAGGCTCAACTTTTGGAGGAGGCACAGCTCCGACAAAGCGATGCTCTCAAGCAGGAGCAGGTGGAGAATCTAACCATTTCTTTGGCTTCCTTGCAAATAGAAAAGGAAGGCTtaaaggaaaatttaaaagaggCGCAATGCACTCTGAAAAAACTGGAGCAAAAAGTGCACAGCCTTCCGGGACAGTACGCCGAGATGTGCTCCAAGTGCGAAGAGACCAGGCTGCAATTGGAACTGGAAAAAATAGAGATTGGCAAGCTGAAGCAGAAAAGTTCCCTCAAGGAAAGTGATTTGATCGAGAAACTCCAAGACTATGCCGGTCAATGTGATGAGCTGAGGAGAGCGTTGGCCAAGGCGGAGGCCCGATTGGATGTCCAAAGCAAGAGTGCAGAGGTCTGGCAGGAGAAGCTAGAAACCATCGAAAGGTCGAGACAACAAGAGACAAAACAAAGCCAAGCGACTCAAACGGACCACGAGGATCCGATTCTAGTCCAACGCATCGAGACTTTGGAATTGCAACTGGCGGATGTCAAGGCCCAGAAATTGCAAACAGTTTCCCTTCTCCAAAAATTGCTACAACAACAGGATGCAAAAATCAAAAGTACCAATGAAATGGAAACTGACTGGCTACAACTTTTGGATGCCCTGCAAGCTACCCAACAATTAGAGCAGCAAATGCGAGCGGAGCTTCAGCAAAAGACGATTGAATTAGAACAGCTAAACGAACTTTTCGCTGGCCAGAAC GATGAACTACAGACGCTACAGAAATTGAGCCTGGCCAAGGATGAGGAAAATCGTCTGGAGTTACAGCTGCTGAAGGAAACATTCCAAAAGAATCTGGAGTACCACTCTGCTGATTCGATAAACTTACAAAGGCTACAAAGCCAGGTAAAATCTTTGCTCGAGGAGCGAGACGAAAATACGCGGAACGAACGCAAGGCGGTGGAGTGCTTGCGATCTCTGGGTCAAGTTCTCGAAATGGAAACGGGGAGGAGGCTGCCACACATCAAAAGTTGGACACAGTTAGCCAAACTTTTGCGAAAGGAGCTGAGAAACGGGAGAGTGAACAACCGAAAGGCTGAGGAATTGCCAGGGCTCAAAATGAAGCTGGCGCAGATCAGCGGGAGGCATGAACAAGCGCTGGCCAAAATAA AGTATCTGGAGCAAACCTTAGCAGCGGAGCGAGCGAGCTTTGAAGCTTCGGATTCGGGCAAATCGACGGCCAACACCACACCCCAGGAACCCGCCCATGAGGTAGCTAATCTGATCGATGATTACAAGAAG ATCGTTCAACAAACCGCCAATGAGACATGTCGCCCACGCAACAGCTTCATCATGGAGCTGATCGAGCGGAGTCAGCAGTGCCAACCGAATTTGTGCCAATTAAGCGAGGGCCTCGCAGCCTGCAGCTCGGAAATGGAGGAGCTAAGCAGGCTGCTCGTTGCTGGTCGAGATCAGAGGAGAGTGGAGGTCATTCCTTCCCTTATGGAGGAACTGCGAGCGGTGGCAGAGCACACATAG
- the LOC128259693 gene encoding LOW QUALITY PROTEIN: alsin homolog (The sequence of the model RefSeq protein was modified relative to this genomic sequence to represent the inferred CDS: inserted 1 base in 1 codon) codes for MMASAADDSTAVGKEAQESFAIYHEGRTLQLHWRGLPPLRRAPASRICSIGEGLLLLTTDHALYSAQLQANRSHLDLQLLRTDVVDVDFCTGSQELFVVLSNGSVQRQXTGSGREVGHPHAWQTLGFDPLELLAEGVRIRRVCCSAQGVVFVGAGGETYVMGSCGEVFKAEQQPRHMRLYEEGKELLDLAAGNEHFVMLVAPYNLADDLLQLQVANAKEEPEDDRASVKSLSSDNSERSFAANTRHLLHQGYALLHTQLFTFGASNNGLLGTGDHIRRANVMRLQKLDSMGVCSIAAGLEHTVARTLDGRLYHWGLNDHSQLGEDVSSPMEITIADNAASLPLEQNSALEATCGDYHTLLLNASGQIQSLQPPPPMRHLQQSSTYAQTLLQLQLGAAWPRQLRLLMCSGRYTLQNQRQFQRQYHYYLSHLQSQLQLLLKHRQAVQTLEIWQQQSAADSLSVLGPLLVSWERILCLLVATLHSLEGFYRADFVQPADLLFICHYKEYIELFDGYTKAYCDVYSVNGFGEAVSAIAALSSPLAELNEESYVIRLFQQPFSIYQLFVQFMELLVRTQPEYGEHRVAWSEFARHSCISQELAVNTKDFWSSNDRNPRIVQFRRRQRRVILTSALVPLKLVTSGLGRSSNSFILFSDFLCQVGGNSLYSYPLTTLWVWTEDDLHLRLTTPEKSFLVSTRSQEMRKVWLDQLQSSIVASLGRPLGSPVPSARSTGYEFSREHPKFSRVKACGTWRKGVLHGNCYLEYPDGSVYCGELHHGVIEGYGKMVIPSSGLYVGHFKGGRFHGHGTYEIHNKDSPESEVYEGNFCEGLFHGHGMMRNNRYIYVGEYQANARSGYGVIEDLVSGDKYMGMFADNKRSGIGSCITNRGDYFEGSFSGDDLMGHGVAVFENDYYYEGELTLHGPNGRGEYYMPSGDACGGSGAIATGESDDTCELIGNKMFGQLSGSWETVRIQAGELVLNRRFPKYPSSLGRQVVDHNRKWRSLFNNFESDLANCTATSSSSGGNPSGGTLRKSTKPTLSTAQLWNCIAVYMSKQRAREGAKPGNYFNNILLSLPLPQKTSSPLAKARTTTNALSKLQTEAASALDFLGFPPRRIHSQETLNSKPGGLQRADSLLSMGHNSSRDLDSSSLASFQLDQSLLNSTVNGDESSTLNESFSKLSHNNNNNNNNSISKHMNNSDCSITSTTSTTSAMLEQVPSFGMASVLTEQDVASIRLYLEQAFKDRHHPLFALNERIANCFHYSYGYWKVKPTPILAKQAMREWESISRRIYRFVRKMFPALPEDYCHMEGSREVISHITLLYPLVLSEGIYSTLFVLYANKYSRKDEMYRQNLNLAEKLKDQELVELMGHESFLHNVMLDPKFEESVQMLKELQEKFSPQDMLTVIQRSTQLLTEAYEHAMAANAAQLNADNMIPLTMLTMLRAAVPHLGAELALLDDLTGGPNFQAEMNGMAGYCYTTLKAAYEHVTLRALQKNP; via the exons ATGATGGCCAGTGCGGCGGATGACTCGACAGCCGTGGGCAAGGAGGCTCAGGAGTCCTTCGCCATCTACCACGAGGGCAGGACGCTCCAGCTCCACTGGCGCGGGCTGCCTCCCTTGCGGCGGGCTCCCGCATCGCGGATCTGCAGCATTGGCGAGGGTCTGCTCCTCCTGACCACCGACCACGCCCTCTACTCCGCCCAACTGCAGGCCAACCGGAGTCACCTGGACCTGCAACTCCTGCGCACGGATGTGGTGGACGTGGACTTCTGCACCGGCAGCCAGGAGCTGTTCGTGGTGCTGAGCAACGGCTCCGTGCAGCGCC GTACGGGATCTGGCCGGGAAGTGGGCCACCCCCACGCCTGGCAAACCCTCGGCTTCGACCCGCTGGAACTGCTCGCCGAGGGCGTTCGCATCCGTCGGGTTTGCTGCTCCGCACAGGGCGTGGTCTTCGTCGGCGCCGGTGGCGAAACCTATGTCATGGGCAGCTGCGGCGAGGTCTTCAAGGCGGAGCAGCAGCCCCGCCACATGCGCTTGTACGAGGAGGGCAAGGAACTGCTCGACTTGGCCGCCGGAAACGAGCACTTCGTGATGCTGGTGGCTCCCTACAACCTGGCGGACGatctgctgcagctgcaggtGGCCAATGCGAAGGAAGAACCCGAGGACGACCGGGCCTCTGTGAAGTCCCTCAGCAGTGACAACTCGGAGCGCAGCTTTGCGGCCAACACGAGGCATCTGCTCCATCAGGGATACGCCCTACTCCACACCCAACTCTTCACCTTCGGAGCATCCAATAACGGCCTTCTCGGCACCGGAGATCACATCCGGAGGGCCAATGTGATGCGTCTGCAGAAACTGGACAGCATGGGCGTGTGCAGCATTGCGGCCGGACTGGAGCACACCGTGGCCCGCACCCTGGACGGAAGGCTCTACCACTGGGGCCTAAACGATCACTCCCAGTTGGGCGAGGATGTGAGCTCGCCGATGGAGATCACCATAGCGGACAACGCGGCATCGCTGCCCTTGGAGCAGAACTCGGCGCTGGAGGCAACTTGTGGCGACTATCACACGCTGCTGCTGAATGCCTCCGGGCAGATACAATCCCTCCAGCCGCCGCCTCCCATGCGGCACCTGCAGCAGTCTAGCACCTACGCCCAGACGCTCCTCCAGCTTCAGCTGGGAGCAGCGTGGCCACGCCAACTCCGACTGCTCATGTGCTCCGGCCGATACACGCTGCAAAACCAAAGGCAGTTCCAGCGCCAGTACCACTACTACCTGAGTCACCTGCAAtcgcagctgcagctgctgctcaaGCACCGCCAGGCAGTCCAAACGCTGGAAATCTGGCAGCAGCAATCGGCCGCGGACTCGCTTAGCGTCCTCGGTCCGCTGCTGGTCAGCTGGGAGCGAATACTGTGCCTGCTGGTGGCGACCTTGCACTCGTTAGAGGGATTCTACCGCGCGGACTTCGTGCAGCCCGCTGATCTGCTGTTCATCTGCCACTACAAGGAGTACATCGAGCTGTTCGACGGATACACGAAGGCCTACTGCGATGTGTACTCGGTGAATGGCTTTGGCGAAGCGGTTAGCGCCATTGCTGCACTCAGCAGCCCCTTGGCCGAGCTCAACGAGGAGAGCTACGTCATCCGGCTGTTCCAGCAACCCTTCAGCATCTACCAGCTGTTTGTCCAGTTTATGGAGCTGCTTGTGAGGACGCAGCCGGAGTATGGGGAGCACAGGGTGGCCTGGTCGGAGTTCGCACGGCACAGCTGCATCAGCCAAgagctggccgtgaacaccAAGGACTTCTGGAGCAGCAACGATCGTAACCCCAGGATCGTTCAGTTCCGAAGACGGCAGCGAAGGGTGATCCTCACGTCAGCACTGGTTCCACTGAAGCTGGTCACCTCGGGCCTCGGCCGGTCCAGCAACAGCTTCATCCTGTTCTCCGATTTCCTGTGCCAGGTGGGCGGCAACTCGCTGTACTCCTATCCCTTGACCACCCTGTGGGTGTGGACCGAGGACGACCTGCACCTGCGCTTGACAACGCCGGAAAAGAGCTTCCTGGTGTCGACGCGTTCACAGGAAATGCGCAAGGTGTGGCTGGACCAGCTGCAGTCGAGCATCGTTGCTTCCTTGGGCAGACCGCTCGGTAGTCCAGTGCCAAGTGCTCGCTCCACGGGCTACGAGTTTAGTCGAGAGCATCCCAAGTTCTCGCGGGTGAAGGCATGTGGTACCTGGAGGAAGGGCGTCCTCCACGGCAACTGCTATCTGGAGTATCCGGACGGGAGTGTCTACTGCGGGGAGCTGCATCATGGCGTCATCGAAG GCTATGGCAAGATGGTGATTCCGTCATCGGGTCTGTACGTTGGCCACTTCAAAGGAGGTCGCTTCCACGGTCACGGGACGTACGAAATCCACAACAAGGATTCTCCCGAAAGCGAGGTGTACGAGGGCAACTTCTGCGAGGGTCTGTTCCACGGCCATGGGATGATGCGGAACAACCGATACATCTACGTAGGAGAATACCAGGCCAACGCCCGCAGTGGCTACGGCGTGATCGAGGACCTGGTTAGCGGGGACAAGTACATGGGCATGTTCGCGGACAACAAGCGCTCGGGGATCGGCAGCTGCATCACCAACCGCGGCGACTACTTTGAAGGCAGCTTCTCCGGAGACGATCTCATGGGCCATGGGGTAGCGGTCTTCGAGAACGACTATTACTACGAGGGCGAACTCACGCTGCACGGACCCAACGGACGGGGGGAGTACTACATGCCCAGCGGAGATGCTTGTGGCGGAAGTGGAGCCATAGCGACTGGAGAGTCCGACGACACCTGCGAGCTGATCGGCAACAAGATGTTCGGACAGCTGAGCGGCAGTTGGGAGACGGTGCGCATCCAGGCTGGTGAACTGGTGCTGAATCGACGCTTTCCCAAGTATCCCAG CTCACTGGGACGTCAAGTGGTGGATCACAATCGCAAGTGGCGTTCGCTGTTCAACAATTTTGAATCGGACCTGGCCAATTGCACGGCGACCAGCAGCAGCTCAGGTGGCAATCCATCAGGAGGCACCCTCAGGAAGTCCACGAAACCCACGCTCAGCACGGCCCAGCTCTGGAACTGCATAGCGGTGTACATGAGCAAGCAGCGGGCTCGGGAGGGAGCCAAGCCCGGCAACTACTTCAACAACATCCTGCTCAGTCTGCCGCTGCCCCAGAAGACTTCTTCCCCACTGGCGAAGGCGCGGACGACCACAAACGCACTCAGCAAGCTGCAAACAGAGGCTGCGTCGGCGCTGGACTTTCTGGGATTTCCACCTCGCCGCATCCACTCCCAAGAGACACTAAACAGCAAGCCAGGTGGATTGCAGAGGGCGGATAGCTTGCTCTCCATGGGCCACAACTCATCTCGGGACTTGGATAGCAGCAGTCTGGCCAGTTTCCAGTTGGACCAAAGCCTGCTGAACAGCACTGTCAATGGCGATGAGTCCAGCACGCTCAacgaaagtttttcaaaattaagtcacaacaacaacaacaacaacaataacagcatCTCGAAGCACATGAACAACAGCGATTGCTCGATTACCTCGACGACATCCACGACGAGTGCAATGCTGGAGCAGGTGCCCAGTTTTGGCATGGCCTCGGTGCTCACGGAGCAGGATGTGGCCTCCATACGCCTGTACCTGGAGCAGGCCTTCAAGGATCGCCATCATCCGCTGTTCGCCTTGAACGAGCGCATCGCCAACTGTTTCCACTACTCATATGGCTATTGGAAGGTTAAGCCCACCCCGATCCTGGCTAAGCAGGCGATGAGGGAGTGGGAGTCCATATCGCGACGCATTTACCGCTTTGTACGCAAGATGTTCCCAGCTTTGCCCGAGGACTATTGCCACATGGAGGGCAGCAGGGAGGTTATATCGCATATTACCCTGCTCTACCCGTTAGTGCTGTCGGAAGGCATCTACTCCACCTTGTTTGTGCTCTACGCCAATAAGTACAGCCGCAAGGACGAAATGTACCGGCAGAACCTAAATCTTGCCGAGAAACTTAAGGACCAAGAGCTTGTCGAACTTATGGGCCATGAAAG TTTTCTTCATAATGTGATGCTGGACCCCAAGTTCGAGGAGTCCGTCCAGATGCTGAAGGAGCTGCAGGAGAAGTTTAGTCCCCAGGACATGTTGACTGTGATACAGCGCAGCACGCAGCTGCTAACCGAGGCCTACGAGCACGCCATGGCTG CCAATGCCGCGCAGCTCAATGCGGACAACATGATTCCGCTGACCATGCTCACAATGCTGCGCGCTGCGGTTCCCCACTTGGGTGCGGAGCTGGCCCTGCTGGACGATCTGACGGGTGGCCCCAACTTCCAGGCCGAGATGAATGGAATGGCGGGCTATTGCTACACCACACTGAAGGCCGCCTACGAGCACGTGACCTTGAGGGCCTTGCAAAAGAATCCTTGA